The following coding sequences are from one uncultured Devosia sp. window:
- a CDS encoding ABC transporter permease: MASAVAGFLITLFLTFLGLLAITFFIGRVIPIDPVLSVVGDRATQAQYDAAKIAMGLDRPLWEQFISYVVNVFSGNLGQSVSTGRAVVDDLSRFFPATLEMATIGIFLGVVVGVPLGVIAASKQGSIIDQIIRVVGLLGYSVPAFWLGLVGLALFYARLRWVGGPGRLDIFYDGLVSPVTGLILVDSLLAGEIDIFWNAISHLILPASVLGFFSLAYIARMTRSFMLDQLSQEFVTTARVKGVPERVVVWRHAFNPIRVQLITVIGLSYAGLLEGSVMIETVFAWPGIGDYLTRALLNADMNAVLGATLVIGAVFIFINKISDVLYRVLDPRAR; the protein is encoded by the coding sequence ATTGCATCTGCCGTCGCCGGCTTCCTGATCACGCTTTTCCTCACTTTTCTGGGGCTGCTGGCCATCACCTTCTTCATCGGCCGGGTGATCCCGATCGATCCGGTGCTGTCGGTGGTGGGCGATCGCGCAACGCAGGCGCAATATGACGCCGCCAAGATCGCCATGGGGCTGGACCGGCCGCTGTGGGAGCAGTTCATCTCCTATGTGGTCAATGTGTTCTCGGGCAATCTGGGGCAGTCGGTGTCGACCGGCCGGGCCGTGGTGGACGATCTCAGCCGGTTCTTCCCCGCAACGCTCGAAATGGCGACGATCGGCATCTTCCTGGGCGTGGTGGTGGGCGTGCCGCTGGGGGTGATTGCCGCCAGCAAGCAGGGCTCGATCATTGACCAGATCATCCGCGTGGTGGGACTGCTAGGCTATTCGGTGCCGGCCTTCTGGCTGGGGCTGGTGGGGCTGGCGCTGTTTTATGCGCGGCTGCGCTGGGTGGGTGGTCCGGGGCGGCTGGACATTTTCTATGACGGGCTGGTGTCACCGGTCACCGGCCTGATCCTTGTCGATAGCCTGCTCGCGGGCGAGATCGACATTTTCTGGAATGCGATCAGCCATCTGATCCTGCCGGCGTCGGTGCTGGGCTTTTTCAGCCTGGCCTATATCGCCCGCATGACGCGCAGCTTCATGCTCGACCAGTTGAGCCAGGAATTCGTCACCACTGCCCGGGTCAAGGGCGTGCCGGAGCGCGTGGTGGTGTGGCGGCATGCGTTCAACCCCATCAGGGTCCAACTCATCACGGTGATCGGGCTGAGCTATGCCGGGCTGCTGGAAGGCTCGGTGATGATCGAGACGGTGTTCGCCTGGCCGGGGATTGGCGACTACCTGACACGGGCCCTGCTCAATGCCGACATGAACGCCGTGCTCGGCGCGACGCTGGTGATCGGCGCGGTGTTCATCTTCATTAACAAGATTTCGGACGTGCTGTATCGCGTCCTCGACCCGAGGGCCCGCTGA